One stretch of Emys orbicularis isolate rEmyOrb1 chromosome 7, rEmyOrb1.hap1, whole genome shotgun sequence DNA includes these proteins:
- the CDC42EP2 gene encoding cdc42 effector protein 2, with protein MSTKVPIYLKRGSRKGKKEKLRDILSSDMISPPLGDFRHTIHIGSGGENDMFGDISFLQGKFHLLPRTEGSLDSDRGSHCGVPFEFSRTATISGHEQPFSEAPSPLLKNAISLPVIGGPQALMLPSTQAPPKPPRLHLDDKVQPALQGKEAVAELTSSKDSRTSEPIPHLCSPNELFAIPQNGFVEEKNKNESFMSHAGSLLSLHVDLGPSILEDVLQVMDKHQAGKVIQDSGRQEILT; from the coding sequence ATGTCCACTAAGGTCCCAATCTACCTGAAAAGAGGCAGTAGGAAGGGCAAGAAGGAAAAACTCCGAGATATCCTTTCTTCTGATATGATCAGCCCCCCCTTGGGAGACTTCAGACACACTATTCACATAGGGAGTGGTGGGGAGAATGATATGTTTGGGGATATTTCTTTCTTGCAAGGGAAATTCCACCTTCTGCCAAGGACTGAAGGTAGCCTAGATTCTGACAGGGGCAGCCACTGTGGAGTGCCATTTGAGTTCTCAAGGACTGCTACTATCTCTGGTCATGAGCAACCATTTTCTGAAGCTCCCTCGCCACTCTTAAAGAATGCCATCTCACTGCCTGTCATTGGGGGTCCACAGGCTCTAATGTTGCCCTCTACCCAGGCCCCACCAAAGCCACCAAGGCTGCACCTTGATGATAAAGTTCAACCAGCTCTGCAAGGCAAGGAAGCTGTGGCAGAACTGACTTCATCCAAGGACAGCAGGACTTCTGAACCTATCCCTCATCTCTGCAGCCCCAATGAGCTGTTTGCCATCCCTCAGAATGGGTTTGTTGAAGAGAAAAATAAGAATGAGTCCTTTATGTCCCATGCTGGTTCCCTGCTCTCCCTCCATGTGGATCTGGGGCCTTCTATCTTGGAGGATGTCCTTCAGGTCATGGATAAACACCAAGCTGGGAAAGTGATACAAGATTCTGGCAGGCAAGAAATCCTGACATGA